The following nucleotide sequence is from Corylus avellana chromosome ca7, CavTom2PMs-1.0.
GATTTAAAGTTAGTTGGTACATCCAACCGTGTACATAATGTGAATGTTGGCaagtcttttaaaaaatttaaataatgcgGCTTTAAATCCTAGCCATAAAATCGATACTATCGATCTtgtttgaaatagagaggatccttgtccaaCCAATTCCAAGGTCTTAAAAAAATCGTATTATATAAAATGGCTAAATATATTGAATAGAGACTCTTCCCTATTTAGTCAAAACACGATAATTCTAAATTTACAAGGAACCAGGTCATGCATTGAACTTGCCATACCAGTTAATGCACATTAACACAATTAGAATCGTCTTAAACTAAAAGGTAGCAGTTGCACCTAACTAGAAGAGAAGGCATTGTAACTAGTACCAATCAACAGAGTAAATTACCTGTCTTTGGTCACAAATGCCAACAACAACTGAGATCCAGCTTTTTGAGCTTTTACATCATGCAGATCACGTGCATCCTTCAAAAATCTAACAAGTGGTTCCACAAAAttttcatatgatgtatattgACAAGCTTCTTCGCTGTAATCCAGAAGCTTTTTGACATTGTCAACAACTTCGCATTGGGATTCCCACTGAAGTCCAGctagtttagatagaaattcCAAATCTTCCTCATGAATATTTCCATAAGATTGACATTTGTACTCATGTTTTGTCTGCATAGGAATCAAGGTTAAGCCATCTGCTATCCTAGTGCGTGATGAATCCGAAGTGTAACTAGTGTCTAAAGACCCAAGTGAAATATTGCTGATATCCATCGGAAGACGTAGATCATTCATAGAACTGCCAAAGCTAGCAATGGAAGTGCAGGAAGTTTCCCAAGGGTGAAGTACTTGTTGTGGCATAGTTGGCTCAGAAATGGTGACTCCATTCCTCATGCACCACTTTGATATTAAATCCTTCATGGCTGTATTTGGAGTCAATGACAGATGGGCCAGTTTCATTTTTGTCTTTGGACATGTGTCATTACCCTCATCAAACCACTTCTGTATACACATCCTCTCAAATGTTTGTCCAGATGCAACGACAACAGGATCATACATCAATCTTGAAGATATATGACAATTAAATTCATCAGGAGGTATAGCTCTCCTTAGGATGTCGCCTTGAGCCTCATGATGCCCATTTCCTAAACGTGATTCCACATCAACAGACTGGCTATATGCAGAGCCATTTCTGCCGTTCTCAAAAGCAAATGCTCCTTCATTCTGAACACGGTCATTACTTGATTGCTCTTGCAGGATTAAGTTTCCATATTTCTTCAATAGATACAAAAGATACTTTAAAATCTTCGTTTTTCTTGGATCACCATTAGCTTTATCAAGCTGCTTCTTGATAGATCGTTTCTCTATCAAGATAGCCTTCGAGGATGTAATATTAAGTGCTGAAGCTGCCAATTGAAGAACTCTAACTTGAGAATTTTCCAGTGAATCTGACTCAGAATCGGCCTGCTGGAGCAATCCTCGCACAGCCTTACCAGCCTCTTCTTCAGATGAGCCCAGGGTAAAAGTTGCTCTTCTAAGATCATCCATGATGTGAGAGATCTGCAAATGACATTTCATCATTAGCTCCATGAAGTAACTCAGgc
It contains:
- the LOC132187052 gene encoding U-box domain-containing protein 5-like, coding for MGSDVAEVVDKLPDPSSFKVHSLVCIELLKLVARILRIFPAIEAARPRCSSGIQELCSLNSAIDKAKLHLQKCSDSSKLYLAVTGDAVLLRSQKLKILLEQRLGQIKTMVQSELAAEISHIMDDLRRATFTLGSSEEEAGKAVRGLLQQADSESDSLENSQVRVLQLAASALNITSSKAILIEKRSIKKQLDKANGDPRKTKILKYLLYLLKKYGNLILQEQSSNDRVQNEGAFAFENGRNGSAYSQSVDVESRLGNGHHEAQGDILRRAIPPDEFNCHISSRLMYDPVVVASGQTFERMCIQKWFDEGNDTCPKTKMKLAHLSLTPNTAMKDLISKWCMRNGVTISEPTMPQQVLHPWETSCTSIASFGSSMNDLRLPMDISNISLGSLDTSYTSDSSRTRIADGLTLIPMQTKHEYKCQSYGNIHEEDLEFLSKLAGLQWESQCEVVDNVKKLLDYSEEACQYTSYENFVEPLVRFLKDARDLHDVKAQKAGSQLLLAFVTKDRSGISYLREEAFSLLATFINSEITKEALEILEVLSGHPYCRAKIEASGALTSILKMLDSNNRDFQELAIKILCNLSSNGDICSHIVSLECIPKLVPLLADSTLAGNCAFVLKNLCNVEEARVSVAETNGCISSVAGLLSASSHEDQENAVAVLLSLCSQRVQYCQLVMDEGVIPALVYISINGNDKGRVSALELLRCLRDVEYDNDRECPGPYIDASRDCTDPSKERKSTKASAFRGVMSAFTKKKK